The Terriglobus tenax genome contains a region encoding:
- the bshA gene encoding N-acetyl-alpha-D-glucosaminyl L-malate synthase BshA, with translation MKIGITCYPTYGGSGVVATELGIELAARGHEVHFITYSQPFRLTGREANIRYHEVPVTNYPLFQFPPYDLALATRMAEVAEFYQLDLLHVHYAIPHSVCALLARQMLAARGIRLPFITTLHGTDITLVGQDHSYLPITKFGIEQSDGITSISQHLKEETERAFSIARHIEVIRNFVNCDVYVRREEVYNRDRPKYAAPDEALLVHLSNFRPVKRATDVVHTFAKIARAIPARLMLIGDGPDRSEAERLAVSYGIKNRIHFLGKQNSVEDLISLADLMLMPSEMESFGLAALEAMACSVPAIATRVGGVPELIDHNITGMLFPVGDTDGMAEAAIALLTNSEGLTKMSRAARQTAQQRFCTSNIIPLYERYYEAVLAQAPM, from the coding sequence ATGAAGATTGGTATTACCTGTTATCCCACTTACGGTGGCAGCGGCGTCGTTGCCACAGAGCTTGGTATTGAGCTGGCCGCGCGCGGGCACGAGGTGCACTTCATTACCTACTCGCAGCCCTTCCGCCTGACAGGCCGCGAAGCCAATATCCGGTACCATGAGGTTCCGGTCACCAACTATCCGCTCTTCCAGTTCCCGCCGTATGACCTGGCTCTTGCCACGCGCATGGCGGAGGTGGCCGAGTTCTATCAGCTCGACCTGCTGCATGTGCATTACGCCATTCCCCACTCCGTCTGTGCGTTGCTCGCACGCCAGATGCTGGCCGCGCGCGGCATCCGTCTGCCCTTTATTACGACGCTGCATGGCACCGACATCACGCTCGTCGGGCAGGACCACTCGTACCTGCCCATCACCAAGTTTGGAATCGAACAGTCCGACGGCATCACCTCAATCTCGCAGCATTTGAAGGAGGAGACGGAGCGCGCCTTCTCCATTGCACGGCACATTGAGGTGATCCGCAACTTCGTCAATTGCGATGTGTATGTACGGCGCGAAGAGGTCTACAACCGCGATCGTCCGAAGTATGCCGCTCCGGACGAAGCATTGCTGGTACACCTGTCCAATTTCCGACCGGTAAAGCGCGCTACGGACGTGGTGCACACCTTTGCAAAGATCGCACGTGCCATACCGGCCCGCCTGATGCTGATTGGCGATGGTCCGGACCGCAGCGAAGCCGAGCGGCTCGCCGTCAGCTACGGAATCAAGAACCGTATTCACTTCCTGGGTAAACAGAACAGCGTGGAAGACCTGATCTCACTGGCGGACCTGATGCTGATGCCCTCTGAAATGGAATCCTTTGGCCTGGCAGCCTTGGAAGCGATGGCCTGCAGTGTGCCCGCAATTGCTACCCGCGTAGGTGGTGTGCCGGAACTGATCGATCACAACATCACCGGTATGCTTTTCCCGGTAGGCGATACGGACGGGATGGCCGAGGCAGCCATTGCGCTGCTTACGAACAGTGAGGGCCTCACAAAGATGTCGCGTGCCGCACGGCAAACCGCACAGCAGCGCTTCTGTACCTCGAACATCATTCCGCTGTATGAGCGCTATTACGAGGCAGTACTTGCGCAGGCACCTATGTAA
- a CDS encoding efflux transporter outer membrane subunit, whose amino-acid sequence MKSTRQKVTFQLAAGAITMALLAGCNVGPKYKRPAYQAPEAFRGADEAQIATNAQASIGDKTWSEVFQEPELQALIKEALGNSFDVRIAAQRILEQQSQVKITRAGQFPQVTAGGSAIGADIPSSFGDITSPLSFGGFNLGATWTPDFWGLYRKQTEVQRAQLLGQQWAERAVRVTLVQQISGAYLQLRAYDRQLEITKQTVKTREDSLKLTERLTQGGSAPLSDQRQAEQLLYTATAQIPLLEQQIEQQENAISILLGRNPGPIARHADNVLAPVPQDTPVGVPSQLLERRPDIQQAEAQLIAANAQIGIARAQFFPQLSITGSAGVGGDSFGSIFSTNSKTIYGMGTLTQPLFMGGKLKGQLQLSKQQQEELVISYQKSIAGALRDVSNALIAMNKTRASREQQQKLVASAQDAVRLARMRYQGGAAGYLEVLTNDANLYSSQLNLVTAQQNEALTLVQLYAALGGGWK is encoded by the coding sequence ATGAAATCCACCCGTCAGAAGGTAACGTTCCAGCTGGCAGCAGGAGCCATTACGATGGCCCTGCTGGCCGGCTGCAACGTTGGACCAAAGTACAAGCGTCCTGCATATCAGGCGCCGGAAGCATTTCGCGGTGCCGACGAAGCGCAGATAGCCACCAACGCCCAGGCCTCAATTGGCGACAAGACCTGGTCAGAGGTCTTTCAGGAGCCTGAACTCCAGGCCCTGATCAAGGAAGCGCTGGGCAACAGTTTCGATGTTCGCATCGCGGCGCAACGCATTCTTGAACAGCAGTCGCAGGTAAAAATTACCCGCGCAGGCCAGTTTCCGCAGGTCACGGCTGGAGGCTCCGCTATTGGAGCCGATATCCCGTCTTCCTTCGGAGACATTACCAGCCCGCTATCTTTTGGCGGCTTCAATCTGGGCGCGACCTGGACTCCCGATTTCTGGGGGCTCTATCGTAAGCAAACTGAAGTGCAGCGTGCACAGCTCCTGGGCCAGCAGTGGGCGGAGCGTGCTGTGCGCGTCACACTGGTGCAGCAGATCTCGGGAGCGTATCTCCAGCTGCGTGCCTATGATCGTCAGCTGGAAATTACAAAGCAGACGGTGAAGACGCGGGAAGATTCGCTGAAGCTGACTGAGCGCCTGACACAGGGCGGCTCGGCTCCGTTGTCAGACCAGCGCCAGGCGGAGCAGTTGCTCTACACCGCGACTGCGCAGATTCCTTTGCTGGAGCAGCAGATTGAGCAGCAGGAGAATGCCATCAGCATCCTGCTGGGACGTAACCCCGGTCCGATCGCACGTCACGCTGACAACGTGTTGGCGCCCGTGCCGCAGGATACTCCCGTGGGCGTACCATCGCAGCTGCTGGAGCGCCGCCCTGATATTCAGCAGGCTGAAGCCCAGTTGATTGCTGCCAACGCCCAGATCGGTATCGCACGCGCGCAGTTCTTCCCGCAGCTCTCCATTACGGGAAGCGCCGGCGTGGGCGGTGACAGCTTCGGCAGCATCTTCAGCACCAACAGCAAAACCATCTATGGCATGGGTACGCTTACGCAGCCCCTGTTCATGGGTGGCAAGCTGAAGGGGCAATTGCAGCTGTCCAAGCAGCAGCAGGAAGAGCTGGTGATCAGCTACCAGAAGTCCATTGCCGGGGCTCTGCGTGATGTCTCCAATGCGCTGATTGCGATGAATAAGACCCGCGCAAGCCGTGAGCAGCAGCAGAAGCTGGTCGCCTCCGCTCAGGATGCTGTCCGTCTCGCACGGATGCGCTACCAGGGTGGAGCCGCAGGTTATCTCGAGGTACTGACCAACGACGCCAACCTCTACAGCTCACAGCTGAACCTGGTGACCGCACAGCAGAACGAGGCACTCACCCTGGTACAGCTCTACGCCGCACTGGGCGGAGGCTGGAAATAA